The following coding sequences lie in one Komagataeibacter sucrofermentans DSM 15973 genomic window:
- a CDS encoding MFS transporter: MNTVAPAQAAGGPVIHAAPPRPSYIPPFGLRTVIGCLGMLLAVHVAGFNEHVTEIGLSDIRGAMHIGHDEGTWVIAIYEAFNIAAMAFTPWFYMTFSIYRFSIFMTAALALFSIPAPFMPDVTSLCILRAFQGLAGGCLPPVLMTVMLKYLPPQIRVFGIGGYAMSATFGPNLGLPLEAFWFEHVGWHWLYWEIIPTAALAIAMMAYGLPRDPMHFERFEKFNWLGILVGLPAICSLVIVLYQGDRLDWFRSPVITDLSFWGGAAFIVFVINEAYHPSPYFRIQYWRSRNIQASLLSLVGILAICSIMGNIPATYLEAVRGYRPIQAAPVSLVVALPQLIMLPLIAAICNNRRVDCRFVLAGGMLCLAMAAWLGTWLTVDWVRDNFYLIQILQVFGQPMTVIPTLMLATMAMGPADGPFISGMVNMLKGLANAVAFALFGALTRRREQYHSTMLLDHHGTHQLALQGMGDPINGQLATTSPDSAHVARNTLQVFHTYVHEQALVLALNDIYYILIWVCLGYAVMNLVLPRRVYPPQAPSPDTPAR; encoded by the coding sequence ATGAACACTGTCGCTCCTGCACAGGCGGCGGGTGGGCCGGTTATCCATGCCGCGCCGCCACGGCCTTCCTATATTCCGCCTTTTGGCCTGCGCACGGTCATTGGCTGCCTGGGCATGCTGCTGGCCGTGCATGTGGCGGGGTTTAACGAGCATGTGACCGAGATCGGCCTGTCCGACATCCGGGGTGCGATGCATATCGGCCACGATGAGGGCACGTGGGTCATCGCCATCTACGAGGCATTCAACATCGCCGCCATGGCCTTTACGCCATGGTTTTACATGACGTTCTCGATCTACCGCTTTTCCATTTTCATGACGGCGGCGCTCGCCCTGTTTTCCATCCCCGCGCCGTTCATGCCCGATGTGACATCGCTGTGCATCCTGCGTGCCTTTCAGGGGCTGGCAGGGGGGTGCCTGCCGCCGGTGCTCATGACCGTCATGCTCAAATACCTGCCACCCCAGATTCGCGTGTTCGGCATCGGGGGGTATGCCATGAGTGCGACTTTTGGCCCCAATCTGGGCCTGCCGCTCGAGGCCTTCTGGTTCGAGCATGTCGGCTGGCACTGGCTGTACTGGGAGATCATTCCCACCGCCGCCCTGGCCATTGCCATGATGGCCTATGGCCTGCCGCGCGACCCGATGCATTTCGAGCGGTTCGAGAAGTTCAACTGGCTTGGCATTCTCGTGGGGCTGCCAGCCATCTGCTCGCTGGTGATCGTGCTGTACCAGGGAGACCGGCTGGACTGGTTCCGCTCGCCTGTCATTACCGACCTGAGTTTCTGGGGCGGGGCGGCGTTCATCGTGTTCGTCATCAACGAGGCCTATCACCCCAGCCCGTATTTCAGGATTCAGTACTGGCGCTCGCGCAACATTCAGGCGTCGCTTTTGTCGCTGGTGGGTATTCTGGCCATCTGTTCCATCATGGGCAACATTCCCGCCACCTATCTTGAGGCCGTGCGAGGCTACCGGCCCATCCAGGCGGCTCCGGTCTCGCTGGTGGTGGCGCTACCACAACTGATCATGCTGCCGCTGATCGCGGCCATCTGCAACAACCGCCGGGTGGACTGCCGCTTCGTGCTGGCAGGCGGCATGCTGTGCCTGGCCATGGCCGCGTGGCTGGGCACGTGGCTGACGGTGGACTGGGTGCGCGACAATTTTTACCTGATCCAGATCCTGCAGGTCTTTGGCCAGCCCATGACCGTCATCCCCACGCTCATGCTGGCCACCATGGCCATGGGGCCAGCCGATGGTCCGTTCATTTCGGGCATGGTCAACATGCTCAAGGGGTTGGCCAATGCCGTGGCCTTCGCCCTGTTTGGCGCGCTGACCCGGCGGCGCGAGCAGTATCATTCCACCATGCTGCTCGACCACCACGGCACGCACCAGCTTGCCCTGCAGGGCATGGGTGACCCCATAAACGGCCAGCTTGCCACCACTTCGCCCGATAGCGCCCATGTAGCCCGCAACACGCTGCAGGTCTTCCACACTTACGTGCATGAGCAGGCGCTCGTGCTGGCGCTGAACGATATCTACTACATCCTGATCTGGGTCTGCCTTGGCTATGCGGTCATGAATCTCGTGCTGCCGCGCCGCGTCTATCCGCCGCAGGCTCCCTCACCCGATACTCCTGCCCGTTAA
- a CDS encoding HlyD family secretion protein, producing the protein MIYKKPLLYAGCAAAVLAFVAWGGARLVNGDGINQYTNDAYVTADFPTVAPKVSGRIDRVIAQDNEQVHAGEELAHIEDDDYRAALEVARGNRQAAQGDVANLEAEIARQESVIAQARAAVLADQADLMFARQNATRYRNLSSGGAGTIEQKQHSEAQEKEEEAAIARDQAGVDAATRQVAVLQGQLERARGVLVRTQGEEKQAELNLSYCTIPAPMDGVVGERGVRVGNYVHPGTGILAVVPVHAAYVLANFQETQLTKVQAGQRATIWVDTFPGHPLKAHVDSLAPATGVAFAPIQPDNATGNFTKVVQRIPVKLTFDPDQPLADKVRVGMSVEANIDTSSVPEGPHANDARYVWQ; encoded by the coding sequence ATGATTTACAAGAAACCACTGCTTTACGCAGGTTGCGCCGCAGCCGTGCTGGCCTTTGTGGCATGGGGGGGCGCGCGCCTGGTCAATGGCGATGGCATCAACCAGTACACCAACGATGCTTACGTGACGGCGGACTTCCCCACGGTGGCGCCCAAGGTTTCGGGCCGTATCGACCGGGTGATCGCGCAGGATAACGAGCAGGTGCATGCAGGCGAGGAACTCGCCCATATCGAGGATGACGACTACCGCGCTGCCCTTGAGGTGGCACGCGGCAACAGGCAGGCGGCGCAGGGTGATGTCGCCAATCTTGAAGCTGAAATCGCGCGTCAGGAGTCCGTCATTGCACAGGCGCGTGCCGCCGTGCTGGCCGATCAGGCGGACCTGATGTTCGCGCGCCAGAACGCCACGCGCTATCGCAACCTGTCCTCAGGGGGTGCGGGCACGATCGAGCAGAAGCAGCATTCCGAGGCGCAGGAAAAGGAAGAAGAGGCCGCCATTGCCCGCGACCAGGCCGGGGTGGATGCCGCGACAAGGCAGGTGGCGGTGCTGCAGGGTCAGCTTGAACGGGCTCGCGGCGTGCTGGTGCGCACGCAGGGCGAGGAGAAGCAGGCCGAACTCAACCTGTCCTACTGCACCATTCCGGCGCCGATGGATGGCGTGGTGGGCGAGCGTGGCGTGCGCGTGGGTAACTATGTGCATCCGGGCACGGGCATCCTGGCCGTGGTGCCCGTGCACGCAGCCTACGTGCTGGCCAATTTTCAGGAAACGCAGCTGACAAAGGTGCAGGCCGGCCAGCGCGCGACCATCTGGGTCGATACGTTTCCCGGCCACCCGCTCAAGGCGCATGTTGACTCATTGGCTCCCGCCACCGGCGTGGCGTTTGCGCCCATCCAGCCTGATAATGCGACCGGCAACTTCACCAAGGTGGTGCAGCGCATTCCGGTCAAGCTGACATTTGACCCTGACCAGCCTTTAGCTGATAAGGTGCGCGTTGGCATGTCGGTCGAAGCGAATATCGATACGTCTTCAGTACCCGAAGGCCCGCATGCCAATGATGCCCGTTATGTCTGGCAGTAA
- a CDS encoding efflux transporter outer membrane subunit, which translates to MKRFLLVGLSALAMAGCTVGPNYHKPQVKAPAQWRTTQPPAESQVTMAMTGPQWWTLFNDPILTRLENEVASANLDLRAASLRLMQSVAERRIASAAQLPHAEANASYARERASTNGVLGLLGTMEREGAGSIASGTQGFGPTAMPGSVGNPSFNLPQYGMNASWEVDLWGHVRRQVEAATAAMHATEEMRRDTLVSLMAETAQDYIDLRATQVQLGILEHNIAVAENSVRLTTLRFEQGAATRLDVAEATGQLHTFTSRLAPLKAQVTHRLNALSFLVAREPGALDAALGPPGMIPVVPSTIPVGLPSQLAERRPDIRMAADRLHAATASIGVAIADFFPRITLSGSLDVQALQFSGLGSWASRQYGFGPTATLPIFEGGRLTGQLHLRRAQQKEAATMFQRTVLKAWQEIDDAMADFTAAQRRRDELTEAVHENEIAVDTAKAQYVQGSSDFLNVLTLQNALLSSQSAEADATAHVALSVTNLYRAVGGGWESLYPEKQKKTRKHA; encoded by the coding sequence ATGAAGCGCTTCCTTCTCGTGGGGCTTTCGGCACTGGCGATGGCAGGCTGCACGGTCGGCCCCAACTACCACAAGCCGCAGGTCAAGGCGCCCGCGCAGTGGCGCACGACCCAGCCACCGGCGGAAAGTCAGGTCACCATGGCCATGACCGGTCCGCAGTGGTGGACGCTGTTCAACGACCCTATCCTGACCCGGCTGGAAAACGAGGTGGCCAGCGCCAACCTTGACCTCAGGGCGGCAAGCCTGCGGCTGATGCAGAGCGTTGCCGAGCGGCGCATTGCCAGTGCCGCCCAGCTGCCGCATGCCGAGGCCAATGCCTCCTACGCGCGCGAGCGTGCCTCCACCAACGGCGTGCTGGGGCTGCTGGGCACGATGGAGCGCGAGGGTGCGGGGTCCATCGCATCGGGCACGCAGGGTTTTGGCCCCACGGCAATGCCCGGCAGTGTGGGCAACCCGTCCTTCAACCTGCCGCAATATGGCATGAATGCCTCGTGGGAGGTGGATCTGTGGGGGCATGTGCGCCGACAGGTGGAGGCCGCCACGGCGGCCATGCACGCCACCGAGGAAATGCGGCGTGATACCCTCGTCTCGCTCATGGCCGAGACCGCGCAGGACTATATCGACCTGCGGGCCACGCAGGTGCAGCTTGGCATCCTTGAACATAACATCGCGGTGGCTGAAAACAGCGTGCGGCTGACCACCCTGCGCTTTGAGCAAGGCGCCGCGACCCGGCTGGACGTGGCGGAGGCCACCGGCCAGCTTCATACCTTTACCTCCCGCCTCGCCCCGCTCAAGGCGCAGGTTACGCACCGGCTCAATGCGCTGAGCTTTCTCGTGGCGCGTGAACCCGGCGCGCTTGACGCCGCACTCGGGCCGCCGGGCATGATTCCCGTCGTGCCGTCCACCATTCCCGTGGGGCTGCCCTCCCAGCTTGCCGAGCGCAGGCCCGATATCCGCATGGCCGCCGACCGGCTGCATGCGGCAACGGCCAGCATCGGGGTTGCGATTGCCGATTTTTTCCCCCGCATCACCCTTTCGGGCAGCCTGGACGTGCAGGCCCTGCAGTTCAGCGGGCTGGGGTCATGGGCCTCGCGCCAGTATGGCTTTGGCCCCACCGCAACACTGCCCATCTTTGAAGGTGGCCGCCTGACCGGGCAACTGCACCTGCGCCGCGCCCAGCAGAAGGAGGCGGCCACCATGTTCCAGCGTACGGTGCTCAAGGCGTGGCAGGAGATTGATGATGCCATGGCCGATTTCACCGCAGCGCAGCGCCGCCGCGATGAACTGACCGAAGCCGTGCATGAGAACGAGATCGCGGTCGATACCGCCAAAGCGCAGTACGTGCAGGGATCATCCGACTTCCTCAACGTGCTGACATTGCAGAACGCGCTTCTGTCCTCACAGAGCGCGGAAGCGGATGCCACCGCCCATGTGGCGCTGTCGGTGACCAATCTCTACCGCGCGGTTGGTGGCGGGTGGGAGAGCCTTTATCCTGAAAAACAGAAGAAGACCCGCAAGCATGCCTAA
- a CDS encoding carbohydrate porin: MANHDTAQVTPVAVTRPPPAHRPQVSVSTRLNTIFRTEGLSILLTNRDDALRVRDLSAGYYASSEAPGHLLPQIGAFRSRLERRGVTFAFTYKGEAMADVGGGISRGIDYVHELTLQMQFDLGRLLGLQGWTVHTLLMERVGREVSHDRVGDYNISLMEVYSLSGHSVAHLTDMYAQKSFLHNTVDLAFGRMALTHVFATSPLLCSFMMTCSAPVALKLDAGFSVYPKATWGGRVRLRPTRDTIVQVGAYNVSPLNEDISGWAWAGEKSTGLMLPVEFAWQPFFGRRRLPGHYVLGYAHDTTGYADNIGTLPASSTVRRHAGEARDTFYLEADQMLYRKGGHNQMAGGYVLGGYIHNTPDVSVISDEFYIGSSLLGIIPHRPHDRFGVMYSYYRMSPRTELGQELRLAAGQPLGAHVNGPQTHAAVFEAYYGVPIYPGLLVQPEFQYMMRPGETSHIPNAEVVGLKVIGTL, translated from the coding sequence GTGGCCAATCATGACACGGCGCAGGTAACGCCTGTAGCGGTCACGCGGCCACCCCCGGCGCACAGGCCACAGGTTTCGGTCTCGACGCGGCTCAATACCATTTTCCGCACGGAGGGGCTGTCCATCCTGCTCACCAACCGCGACGACGCGCTGCGCGTGCGTGACCTCTCTGCGGGGTATTATGCGTCATCCGAGGCGCCGGGGCATCTGCTGCCCCAGATCGGCGCTTTCCGCTCCCGCCTTGAGCGCCGGGGGGTGACATTCGCCTTTACCTACAAGGGCGAGGCCATGGCCGATGTGGGCGGCGGCATATCACGTGGCATCGATTACGTGCATGAACTGACATTGCAGATGCAGTTCGATCTTGGCCGCCTGCTGGGGTTGCAGGGGTGGACGGTCCACACCCTGCTGATGGAACGCGTGGGCCGCGAGGTCTCGCATGACCGGGTGGGCGACTACAATATCAGCCTGATGGAGGTGTACAGCCTGTCCGGTCATTCGGTTGCGCACCTGACCGACATGTACGCGCAGAAATCCTTTCTGCACAATACGGTTGACCTCGCCTTCGGGCGTATGGCGCTGACCCATGTGTTCGCCACCTCGCCGCTGCTGTGCAGTTTCATGATGACGTGCTCCGCCCCGGTGGCGCTCAAGCTTGATGCGGGCTTCAGTGTCTACCCCAAGGCCACATGGGGTGGCCGCGTGCGGCTGCGCCCCACGCGCGATACGATCGTGCAGGTGGGCGCCTACAATGTCAGCCCGCTCAATGAGGACATAAGCGGCTGGGCCTGGGCGGGCGAGAAAAGCACCGGGCTCATGCTGCCGGTCGAATTTGCCTGGCAGCCGTTTTTCGGGCGGCGCAGGCTGCCCGGCCATTATGTGCTTGGCTATGCGCATGACACCACCGGCTATGCCGACAATATCGGCACGCTGCCTGCCAGCAGCACCGTGCGCCGCCATGCAGGCGAGGCGCGTGATACCTTCTACCTCGAAGCGGACCAGATGCTGTACCGCAAGGGCGGCCATAACCAGATGGCAGGTGGCTATGTGCTGGGTGGTTATATTCACAATACGCCCGATGTGTCGGTCATATCGGATGAATTCTATATCGGTTCTTCCCTGCTGGGCATCATTCCCCATCGCCCGCATGATCGTTTTGGCGTGATGTATTCCTATTACCGCATGAGCCCGCGCACCGAACTTGGCCAGGAACTGCGCCTGGCGGCAGGCCAGCCGCTAGGCGCGCATGTCAACGGCCCGCAGACCCATGCCGCCGTGTTTGAGGCCTATTATGGCGTGCCGATCTATCCCGGCCTGCTGGTGCAACCGGAATTCCAGTACATGATGCGCCCTGGCGAGACATCCCATATCCCCAATGCCGAGGTGGTGGGGCTGAAGGTCATTGGCACCCTGTAA
- a CDS encoding 23S rRNA (adenine(2030)-N(6))-methyltransferase RlmJ — translation MNYRHSYHAGNFADVMKHALLVALIKALCRKPSAFSVLDTHAGIGLYDLSGPQAQATGEWRDGIGRLLDAPLSVAQQASLGPWLDIVHEVMRAHEGRLFYPGSPELIAHMLRPDDSLTCCEHHPEDQHDLRRLFRHNPQVSVHGRDGYGAITALLPPRQAKRGLVLMDPPFEDRDEFARLARAIMTARQRFSAGIVAAWYPIKHRAPVRAFMNELKDAGQRKLLAVELTLRPPLDPTRLNGSGLLIANPPFRFEDEAQAILAALCPYLGDGQAEGSVEWIVGE, via the coding sequence TTGAATTACAGACACAGCTATCATGCCGGCAACTTTGCCGATGTCATGAAACACGCCCTGCTTGTGGCGCTCATCAAGGCACTGTGCCGCAAGCCTTCGGCTTTTTCCGTGCTCGATACACATGCCGGTATCGGGCTGTATGACCTGTCCGGCCCGCAGGCCCAGGCCACGGGCGAGTGGCGCGATGGCATCGGCCGCCTGCTCGACGCCCCGCTGAGTGTTGCGCAGCAGGCCAGCCTCGGCCCCTGGCTCGACATCGTGCATGAAGTCATGCGCGCGCATGAGGGGCGGCTGTTCTATCCCGGCTCGCCCGAACTCATCGCCCACATGCTGCGCCCCGATGATTCACTGACCTGTTGCGAACACCACCCCGAGGACCAGCACGACCTGCGACGGCTGTTCCGCCATAATCCACAGGTATCGGTGCATGGCCGCGATGGCTACGGGGCCATTACCGCGCTGCTGCCGCCCCGGCAGGCAAAGCGCGGACTGGTGCTGATGGACCCGCCCTTTGAGGACCGGGATGAATTCGCCCGCCTGGCCCGGGCCATCATGACGGCGCGCCAGCGCTTTTCAGCCGGGATCGTGGCCGCGTGGTATCCCATCAAGCACCGCGCACCGGTGCGGGCCTTCATGAATGAGCTGAAGGATGCAGGCCAGCGCAAGCTGCTGGCGGTTGAGCTGACCCTGCGCCCTCCGCTTGACCCGACCCGCCTCAATGGTAGCGGGCTGCTGATCGCCAACCCACCTTTCCGCTTCGAAGACGAGGCGCAGGCCATTCTTGCAGCCCTGTGCCCCTACCTCGGTGACGGGCAGGCTGAAGGCAGCGTGGAATGGATCGTGGGGGAATAA
- a CDS encoding glycoside hydrolase family 68 protein: protein MVSSNARLPSAWTIADALKVRADDPTTTMPVIAQNFPVMDDALWQWDTGALRRITGETVTFKGWYVMWSLVAERAQTGDDAAGWHNRNAFAFIGYYYSRNGIDWTFGGRLLNTSADLRPDEWSGSLIMRRGSENVVDMFYTSVNTDVNQSVPSVSSGTIHADDSGVWFEGFTATTEMFSADGLHYANASQDPYFDFRDPHPFINPADGQVYCLFEGNVPGMRGDFVITDREAGHLPPGYTVGEGAGYGAAAIGIARLVSSYAQGDFSRWEMLPALVTALGVNDQTERPHVVFSNGLTYLFTISHHSTYTGGLAGPDGVYGFVSRHGIFGPYTPLNSSGLVLGNPSSAPYETYSHFVDPLGYVQSFIDTLPAPGTDPQAPATYRIGGTLAPTVRIALEDDRTFLTEVHDYGQIFAFDEWAASNQPDPRPAT, encoded by the coding sequence ATGGTTTCCTCCAATGCACGCCTTCCGTCCGCCTGGACCATCGCCGATGCGCTGAAAGTGCGCGCCGATGACCCCACCACCACCATGCCCGTCATCGCCCAGAATTTTCCGGTCATGGATGATGCCCTGTGGCAGTGGGATACGGGTGCCCTGCGCCGCATCACGGGCGAGACGGTGACCTTCAAGGGTTGGTACGTCATGTGGTCGCTCGTAGCCGAACGCGCCCAGACAGGCGATGACGCTGCCGGCTGGCACAACCGCAATGCTTTCGCCTTTATTGGTTATTACTACAGCCGCAATGGTATTGACTGGACCTTTGGCGGTCGCCTGCTCAACACAAGCGCCGATCTGCGGCCCGATGAATGGTCGGGCAGCCTGATCATGCGCCGCGGCAGCGAGAACGTGGTCGACATGTTCTACACTTCCGTCAACACGGATGTGAACCAGAGCGTGCCGTCCGTTTCTTCCGGCACGATCCATGCCGATGACAGCGGTGTGTGGTTCGAGGGCTTTACGGCCACGACCGAGATGTTCTCGGCCGACGGGCTGCATTACGCCAATGCTTCCCAGGATCCGTATTTCGACTTCCGTGACCCGCATCCCTTCATCAACCCCGCCGATGGGCAGGTCTACTGCCTGTTTGAAGGCAACGTGCCCGGCATGCGTGGCGATTTCGTCATCACCGACCGCGAGGCGGGCCACCTGCCGCCGGGCTACACCGTGGGCGAAGGCGCGGGCTATGGCGCTGCTGCCATCGGCATTGCGCGGCTGGTTTCCTCCTATGCGCAGGGTGATTTCTCGCGCTGGGAAATGCTGCCTGCCCTGGTCACCGCCCTTGGGGTGAACGACCAGACCGAACGGCCGCATGTGGTGTTCAGTAACGGGCTGACCTACCTGTTCACCATCAGCCACCACTCCACCTATACCGGCGGGCTGGCCGGGCCGGACGGGGTGTACGGGTTCGTGTCGCGCCACGGTATTTTTGGCCCTTACACGCCGCTGAACAGCTCGGGGCTGGTGCTGGGCAATCCGTCCTCCGCACCCTACGAGACCTACAGCCACTTTGTTGACCCGCTGGGCTACGTGCAGTCCTTCATCGACACGCTGCCTGCGCCCGGCACCGACCCGCAGGCCCCCGCAACCTACCGCATCGGCGGCACGCTTGCCCCCACCGTGCGCATCGCCCTGGAGGATGATCGCACCTTCCTGACCGAGGTGCATGATTACGGGCAGATCTTCGCCTTTGACGAATGGGCTGCAAGCAACCAGCCCGACCCGCGCCCCGCCACCTGA
- a CDS encoding alpha/beta fold hydrolase, whose product MIRRIAVLSNIRLSRLLYPALFVMLTACATHEAPAPAPPARHAELARLIPPDRVVNVEGVGAVPLRIWSAHGPERAVILALHGFNDSRDAWERPAPTLNAVGLSVIAPDLPGFGQTQARGGWVGTDVLRRTVSTLATTIGHEHPGVPLYIMGESMGGALAAVLVARPDAPPVAGTILLAPALWDLDAGTRLTTHLMAAMAPRWRLSGRELPVHVTAADDQLALARLYYDPLTLRDTSTTALAGLTDLMHQATHASAHMHGPVLVIYGGCDQIVPAAAMARAWRHMPAGTRLDYIPNGYHLLTRGRAGEKVTADMTGWIVHPERFLPSGGDAAAAAWMAEPAGHDAPLPILPGRMDAIAPR is encoded by the coding sequence ATGATACGCAGGATTGCCGTGCTTTCAAACATTCGCCTGTCACGCCTGCTTTATCCAGCGCTTTTTGTGATGTTGACCGCCTGCGCCACGCACGAGGCCCCGGCCCCCGCCCCACCCGCGCGCCATGCGGAACTGGCCCGCCTCATACCGCCTGACCGCGTGGTGAATGTTGAGGGCGTGGGCGCGGTGCCGCTGCGCATCTGGTCCGCCCATGGGCCGGAACGCGCGGTGATTCTGGCACTGCATGGCTTCAATGACAGCCGCGATGCGTGGGAGCGCCCGGCGCCCACGCTGAATGCGGTGGGGCTGAGCGTGATCGCACCCGACCTGCCCGGCTTTGGCCAGACACAGGCACGCGGAGGCTGGGTGGGCACGGATGTGCTGCGCCGCACGGTCAGCACTCTGGCCACCACCATTGGCCACGAACACCCCGGCGTGCCGCTTTACATCATGGGCGAGAGCATGGGCGGAGCACTTGCCGCCGTGCTGGTGGCCCGACCCGATGCCCCGCCGGTGGCGGGCACGATCCTGCTCGCGCCTGCGCTGTGGGATCTGGATGCAGGCACGCGCCTGACCACCCACCTCATGGCAGCCATGGCCCCGCGCTGGCGGCTGAGCGGGCGCGAACTGCCCGTGCATGTGACCGCAGCCGACGACCAACTGGCCCTGGCCCGCCTGTATTACGACCCGTTGACCCTGCGCGACACCTCAACCACCGCCCTGGCCGGGCTGACCGACCTCATGCACCAGGCCACCCATGCCAGCGCCCACATGCATGGCCCCGTGCTGGTGATATATGGCGGGTGCGACCAGATCGTGCCCGCTGCCGCCATGGCGCGGGCGTGGCGGCACATGCCAGCGGGCACAAGGCTGGATTACATCCCCAACGGCTACCACCTGCTGACCCGCGGGCGGGCAGGCGAGAAGGTGACAGCGGACATGACCGGCTGGATCGTGCACCCCGAGCGCTTCCTGCCCTCGGGCGGGGATGCGGCAGCGGCGGCATGGATGGCCGAACCCGCTGGCCACGACGCCCCGCTGCCCATCCTGCCCGGACGGATGGACGCGATCGCGCCGCGATGA
- a CDS encoding zinc-finger domain-containing protein, with the protein MQALSPDPAPHPRLGTIETIVVDSRTLSCDGGLGALGHPRVFLRIGHHQTFCPYCSRLFVLNPDAPAGDAH; encoded by the coding sequence ATGCAAGCCCTGTCCCCCGATCCCGCACCGCACCCCCGCCTGGGCACGATTGAAACCATCGTGGTCGATTCGCGCACCCTGTCCTGTGATGGCGGCCTCGGCGCGCTTGGCCATCCGCGCGTGTTCCTGCGCATCGGCCATCACCAGACCTTCTGCCCCTACTGCTCCCGCCTGTTCGTGCTCAACCCTGATGCACCGGCGGGTGACGCGCACTGA